In Anguilla rostrata isolate EN2019 chromosome 1, ASM1855537v3, whole genome shotgun sequence, a genomic segment contains:
- the LOC135239139 gene encoding sialic acid-binding Ig-like lectin 10 codes for MMKLMIIIIDIIIIFFVIIIIILVLIIFIVIFMIVMIIIIIITVFIIITIFPCRTSAENPCQVSVTGPKLVQTGAEVILHCSTVGRCQYSPEWRSSGPGPASSEVSDTQGVKTAQLSFKADWSHDGVEFSCWPSPSNDACASRSITLAVEYPPKNTSVSVSPSGSVLEGSSVTLTCSSNANPAVQNYTWYKVNGTEMNTVGTGQNLTFNVTESSGSEQYYCEAQNEHGKENSTTVQLNVIYMPQISGSGSCSRTAAEISCSCESRGNPSPSMEWRVSGLRVTNSTDRVIREEQLGNTGLRSSLTMDQSQGDTPTLSCVSTNTLGSSSLQLHLPSPQQHSGFGSTNCITSLLIGAAAGAGAMMMICLIMQHILK; via the exons ATGATGAAACTGATGATAATCATCATCGACATAATAATCATCTTCTTcgtcataatcatcatcatcctcgTCTTAATAATCTTCATTGTCATATTCATGATCGtaatgatcatcatcatcatcatcaccgtcTTCATCATCATAACGATCTTCCCCTGTCGAACCTCTGCAGAGAACCCTTGCCAGGTCAGTGTAACAGGGCCGAAGCTGGTCCAGACGGGGGCGGAGGTGATTTTGCACTGCTCCACCGTGGGGCGCTGCCAGTACAGCCCCGAGTGGCGTAGCTCAGGGCCAGGCCCGGCCTCCAGTGAAGTCTCCGACACCCAGGGTGTGAAAACAGCCCAGCTGAGCTTCAAAGCGGACTGGTCACATGACGGGGTGGAGTTCTCCTGTTGGCCGTCACCAAGCAACGACGCGTGCGCCTCCAGAAGCATCACGCTGGCTGTGGAAT atccTCCTAAGAACACCTCAGTGTCAGTCAGCCCGTCTGGTTCAGTGTTAgagggcagctctgtgactctgacctgcagcagtaatgccaacccagcagtgcagaactacacctggtataaaGTGAATGGGACAGAGATGAACACTGTAGGAACTGGACAGAATCTCACCTTCAATGTGACTGAGTCCAGTGGCAGtgaacagtactactgtgaagcacagaatgaaCATGGCAAGGAGAACTCAACAACTGTACAGCTGAATGTGATAT ACATGCCTCAGATCTCTGGCtctgggagctgcagcagaactgcagcagagatcagctgctcctgtgaGAGCCGTGGGAATCCCTCTCCCAGCATGGAGTGGCGTGTGTCTGGACTGCGGGTCACTAACTCTACTGACAGAGTCAtcagggaggagcagctggggaaCACAGGCCTGAGGAGTTCCCTCACCATGGACCAATCACagggagacacgcccactctCTCCTGCGTCAGCACCAACACTCTCGgctcctccagcctccagctccacctcccgTCTCCACAGCAACACTCAG GATTTGGCAGTACAAACTGCATTACATCACTGCTGATTGGTGCAGCTGCCGGTGCTGGTGCCATGATGATGATATGCCTCATAATGCAGCACATTCTAAAGTAA